In Numenius arquata chromosome 20, bNumArq3.hap1.1, whole genome shotgun sequence, the following proteins share a genomic window:
- the TNFRSF25 gene encoding tumor necrosis factor receptor superfamily member 25, with product MKRCCPGAAWVILAALWLTASESQPPGRRDRAVPRRQQVPVRPPPRPPRHSPRPSCPAGTNWIEKVRRCCAQCPAGTFLRSPCSSRVNDTVCSACPAGTFHARPNTFTECQACYECDRHAFQSVLSNCSATSNVACGCEPGRFRSCLDGGCSEFSCLQCQSCPGRLVQRPCSEAQDTLCGSCKPDFYAEGGECRPCHPTPPETCGKECQRACGGNGSGLEYVLLGFTGPLFLGALAIYHKRKRLRHGAPAGGPLPAVQAPLPTAGAAALPWYQVSAPVLNNPCWTQPCSPRVTERPAGTARRSPEHLALLRGEPGGAARAGGEGEPSAPPEARGGLLQGSQLYAVIDAVPVRRWKEFMRVLELREAEIELVELEVAHIRDQQYEMLKRWCQQTSPTLDRVFAALERMDLAGCAEALRRALPSGP from the exons ATGAAGCGCTGCTGCCCGGGGGCGGCTTGG gTGATCCTGGCAGCGCTATGGCTGACAGCGAGTGAATCGCAGCCCCCGGGGCGCCGGGACCGCGCCGTGCCGCGgaggcagcaggtcccggtgcggccgcccccccgcccgcccagGCACTcccccagaccctcctgcccCGCCGGCACGAACTGGATCGAGAAGGTTCGCCGGTGCTGCGCCCAGTGCCCCGCAG GGACGTTCCTgcgcagcccctgctccagccgCGTCAACGACACCGTCTGCTCCGCCTGTCCCGCCGGCACCTTCCACGCCCGTCCCAACACCTTCACCGAGTGCCAGGCCTGCTACGAGTGCGACCGACACG CTTTCCAGAGCGTGCTGAGCAACTGCTCGGCCACCAGCAACGTCGCCTGCGGCTGCGAGCCCGGCCGCTTTCGCTCCTGCCTCGACGGGGGCTGCAGCGAGTTCTCCTGCCTGCAGTGCCAGTCCTGCCCCGGGCGGCTCGTCCAGCGGCCCT GCTCGGAGGCGCAGGACACGCTCTGCGGGAGCTGCAAGCCCGATTTCTACGCCGAGGGCGGCGAGTGCCGGCCCTGCCACCC GACCCCCCCGGAGACGTGCGGGAAGGAGTGCCAGCGGGCGTGCGGCGGCAAcg GCTCGGGGCTGGAGTACGTGCTGCTGGGGTTCACCGGACCCCTCTTTCTGGGCGCCCTCGCCATCTACCACAAGAGGAAGCGGCTCCGGCACGGTGCCCCGGCCGGCGGCCCCCTCCCCGCGGTGCAGGCGCCCCTTCCCACGGCCGGGGCTGCGGCCTTGCCGTGGTACCAGGTCAGTGCCCCGGTGTTGAACAACCCGTGCTGGACCCAGCCGTGCTCCCCCCGGGTGACGGAGCGTCCCGCCGGCACGGCGAGGCGGAGCCCCGAGCACCTGGCCTTGCTGCGGGGGGAacccggcggcgcggcccgggcGGGTGGCGAGGGGGAGCCCTCCGCCCCCCCGGAGGCCCGCGGGGGCCTGCTGCAGGGCAGCCAGCTCTACGCCGTCATCGACGCGGTGCCGGTGCGGCGCTGGAAGGAGTTCATGCGGGTGCTGGAGCTGCGGGAGGCGGAGAtcgagctggtggagctggaggtggcccACATCCGCGACCAGCAGTACGAGATGCTGAAGCGCTGGTGCCAGCAGACCAGCCCCACGCTCGACCGCGTCTTCGCCGCCCTGGAGCGCATGGACCTGGCCGGCTGCGCCGAGGCGCTGCGCCGGGCTCTGCCGTCGGgcccctga